GCGGCGTCGGCGAAGGGGGCGGTCGCGCGGCGACCCCGGGGCCCGCCCGGCGGGTCATGTCGGCGTCGCGGGAGCCGGAGCGTCCGGCGCCGGCGTCCCAAACAGCCGGCTCAATTCGCCGAACAGCCCTCGCCGTCGGGAAGTACCAGCCGTGCCCGGTGCCACCGCCGTACCAGCGGCCAGGTCGAGACGCCGATCAGGAGGGCGATCGGGTGGCCCCAATCCGTCAACGGGTCGGTGAAGGCGAGCAGGGCGGTCAGCAGTGGCCAGGTGAACAGGGCGAGCAGCGGCCACCGCAGCCACGGCCCGAGCAGCCCGGTGAGCGCGCCGAGGCTCGCGGCGACGCCGAAGCTGACGCCGTAGTCGAGGCGGTGCAGCGAGGAGGCGGGAAGGTGCCCGGCCAGGACCGCGACGCCGATGGGGACCTCCGTCGCGAGGGTCGCGCCGACATGGCCGAGCAGGAAGACGGCGGCCGCGCGGACCCCGCCGATCCTTCGCTCCAGCGCCGTGAGGACGAACAACAGGGCGATGGCGTACGGCGACAGGATGCCGCCCGCGATCCACAGAGCGCTGGCGAGCAGCACCTGCACCGGCGTACGGACCAGGTGCGCGACGTCGGTACTGGAGCCCTGGTGCAGGGTGTGCACGAGGGCGGGGTCCAGCTGCGTCGAGACGAGCGAGACCACGGCCAGGACGGCGCCGTAGCCGAAAGTGAACGGGGTCCCGGTGGGCGTGGGAAACAGCCGCCCCATGCGCCGCGGGGTGCGAACCCGGCGGACGGGTACGGGCGTTGCCGCCTCCCGCGGCCTGCCGGTGACCGCCGGCGCCCCGCTCCGCTGCCGGGGCATCCCGTCGAGCAGCCCGGCCACATCCGGGAAGCAGGCGTCCGGAGCGGGCACGACCGAGGGGGGCGGCCCGGTCGGGTCGGGAGGAGCCGTCGGCGCGGTCCGGTCCAAGGTGAGCTGCTCCTTCCGTTTCACCCCAGCCTTCGCGCCCGACCCACCCGCTGTCTGTGACCCGCGCCACCTCGGCGCTGATTCACAGTGACTTCTCAAGAAGTCCCGCCCCGCACGCCGTTCCTGCCAGGATGGGCCGATGCCCACCTCGTACGACATCCCCGAAGTCCTGGACCGTCGCGAGGGCCCCTACGGGGAGGTCGTCCTGCGGCGCCACGGCGAGTTGCTCCAGATCATCGCCAACGGCTGCTTCCTGATGGACACCTCCGACGGCCGCTCGGAGCGCCTGCTCGTCGACGCGGCGCTCGGTGCGCTCGACGACCGACCGGACCCGCACGTCCTCATCGGCGGCCTCGGCGTCGGCTTCTCGCTCGCACACGCCGCCGCGAATCCGCGCTGGGGCCGGATCACGGTCGTGGAGCGGGAGCCGGCCGTCATCGACTGGCACCGCTCGGGGCCGCTCTCGACGCTCTCCGCGGCGGCTCTGGCCGATCCGCGGACGAACATTCTGGAAACGGATCTAGTCGGATTCGTCAATGAGACAT
Above is a window of Streptomyces griseorubiginosus DNA encoding:
- a CDS encoding rhomboid-like protein encodes the protein MDRTAPTAPPDPTGPPPSVVPAPDACFPDVAGLLDGMPRQRSGAPAVTGRPREAATPVPVRRVRTPRRMGRLFPTPTGTPFTFGYGAVLAVVSLVSTQLDPALVHTLHQGSSTDVAHLVRTPVQVLLASALWIAGGILSPYAIALLFVLTALERRIGGVRAAAVFLLGHVGATLATEVPIGVAVLAGHLPASSLHRLDYGVSFGVAASLGALTGLLGPWLRWPLLALFTWPLLTALLAFTDPLTDWGHPIALLIGVSTWPLVRRWHRARLVLPDGEGCSAN
- a CDS encoding spermidine synthase, whose translation is MPTSYDIPEVLDRREGPYGEVVLRRHGELLQIIANGCFLMDTSDGRSERLLVDAALGALDDRPDPHVLIGGLGVGFSLAHAAANPRWGRITVVEREPAVIDWHRSGPLSTLSAAALADPRTNILETDLVGFVNETCATFDALCLDIDNGPDWTVTDGNHGLYGPTGLTSCARVLKPGGVLAVWSAQPSAEFEGSLANAGFQQVRTEEIPVARGVPDVVHLAVRPG